The Trichosurus vulpecula isolate mTriVul1 chromosome 4, mTriVul1.pri, whole genome shotgun sequence genome contains a region encoding:
- the CSF3 gene encoding granulocyte colony-stimulating factor translates to MAAPRPDQSPMKLPNLLLFWLSALWPQLLAMPLSSSNYLPQSFLPQIQEQVRKIQNDIEGLQQRLCADYSLCHPEELILVGQYLGIPKPPLKNCYSQDLRLVVCLKQLHYGLQLYQGLVKALGGISPELAPTLNILQLDVGDFAANIWQQMEDLQVAPEIMPTQGTLPTFSSSFQRRAGAVLIFDYLQGFLDMACRDLRHLSQS, encoded by the exons GCCCCTCGACCAGACCAAAGCCCCATGAAGCTCCCCA ACCTGCTGCTATTCTGGCTGAGTGCACTCTGGCCTCAGCTCCTGGCCATGCCCCTGAGCTCCTCCAACTACCTACCCCAGAGCTTCCTTCCTCAAATCCAGGAGCAAGTGCGGAAGATCCAGAATGACATCGAAGGGCTGCAGCAGAGATTG TGTGCCGACTACAGCCTATGCCATCCAGAGGAGCTGATTTTGGTTGGCCAGTATCTGGGCATCCCCAAGCCACCTCTGAAAAACTGTTACAGCCAGGACTTAAGATTG GTAGTCTGCCTGAAGCAGCTGCACTATGGACTCCAGCTCTACCAGGGTCTTGTGAAAGCACTGGGGGGCATCTCCCCTGAGTTGGCTCCGACTTTGAACATCCTGCAGCTCGATGTTGGTGATTTTGCTGCCAACATCTGGCAACAG ATGGAAGATCTTCAAGTGGCTCCTGAGATCATGCCTACCCAGGGAACCCTGCCCACCTTCAGTTCCTCTTTCCAGCGTCGAGCAGGGGCTGTCCTTATCTTTGACTACTTGCAGGGCTTCCTGGACATGGCATGCCGGGACCTGCGCCATCTTTCCCAGTCCTGA
- the LOC118848733 gene encoding mediator of RNA polymerase II transcription subunit 24-like, which produces MKHINNENSKGASVRALLFDISFLMLCHVAQTYGSEVILSESSTVDEVPFFETWMQTCMPEEGKILNPDHPCFRPNSTNVESLVALLNSTFEMKHMQMKWHEACLSISAAILEILNAWENGVLAFESIQKITDNIKGKVCSLAVCAVAWLVAHVRMLGLDEREKSLQMIRQLVGPLCSENTLQFYSES; this is translated from the exons ATGAAGCACATCAATAATGAAAACT CCAAAGGAGCTTCAGTCCGTGCTCTGCTTTTTGACATCTCCTTCCTCATGTTGTGCCATGTGGCCCAGACCTATGGTTCAGAG GTCATTCTGTCAGAATCAAGCACTGTGGATGAAGTGCCCTTCTTTGAGACCTGGATGCAGACATGTATGCCTGAGGAGGGCAAGATCCTGAATCCTGACCACCCCTGCTTCCGGCCTAACTCCACCAACGTGGAATCCCTAGTTGCCCTGCTCAACAGCACGTTTGAAATGAAGCACAT GCAGATGAAGTGGCATGAAGCCTGTCTCAGCATCTCAGCAGCCATCTTGGAGATTCTGAATGCCTGGGAGAATGGAGTCCTGGCTTTTGAGTCCATCCAG AAAATCACAGACAACATCAAGGGAAAGGTGTGCAGCCTGGCAGTGTGTGCGGTTGCTTGGCTTGTGGCCCATGTCCGTATGCTAGGCCTGGATGAGCGTGAGAAATCACTGCAGATGATTCGACAGCTGGTGGGGCCTCTCTGCAGTGAAAACACCCTGCAGTTCTACAGTGAGAG CTGA